From Anopheles funestus chromosome 3RL, idAnoFuneDA-416_04, whole genome shotgun sequence, a single genomic window includes:
- the LOC125771773 gene encoding protein argonaute-2 isoform X30, giving the protein MGKKKPQNIVLGAIGQQAGPQQQPGPQQQHPEGSQQQQQQHPQGSQQQQRPQQHPEGSQQQKGPKQQPQGSQQQKGSKQHQQGSQQQPQGSQQQKGPQQHQQGSQQQKEPKQHQQGSQQQKGPQQHQQGSQQQKGPQQHQQGSQQQKGPKQHQQGSQQPAWHQQQKGPQQQQQAWSQQQPQGSQQQPEQFKRKDKDGQAPKKQPDPTGPTTSEVPRPGSAVHRDASVSSAKSSGSGDGSLRPIEENLQQMRIAKEKIRRTDLRPVLMRSGTQGTRGKKVTVEANFFRLLLDKLKGVAYHYDVAIEPDRPKKFLRGVFAQFCKNSYPGVLFAYDGQKSAYTTRKLSDMKGKVVYQPDDGGRAKEYTVQVKEAAQLDLAVLKTYMNSKDASFAKPMSAIQCLDVVLRCAYENNPNFVRFKRCVYMVPSNSIDIGKGHELWYGLFQSAVLGSRPYINLDVSHKAFPCASPLLKVISDFNRGNLDQLNRWVVDELQTFLKGMDVVYKNPSGITKRMRCNGLRDPANQQMFKMDDGTRLSVADYFARHLNYRLRYPNLPVVHVGSTVRSVYVPAELCDIPGGQALTKNHPEECTRDIIRYAATNTQTRKQKIVGLASQIQYNSCPTLLDFGIGVGKDFEQVPARIIDAPPIEYARNEKIAPRSGVWRAEGKNFLQPSTELSRKSLRWRILNLDGYTNEATVKKFGEMLQQQAIRCNVQMEPFDMGSTYVLVRNPANALRDIGTLLEGIKQANPAITIVILPSRGDAYAKVKQKAELASERIGLLTQCVKGMTVAKKSTDMSTLNNIMLKINAKTNGANHCISQAAVPPLGRGNVMYIGADVTHPLSDDVPSVVGVTALYDTIGFRYNCSVRLQGARDEMIRDLENIVHRQLQLYEQYNKVLPERIMYYRDGVSDGQFSEILTIELQALHAAIARVKPGYKPAVTFIVVQKRHHTRFFPHGNCPSDGKNCNVPPGTVVDSEITLPNRYEFYLVSHAAVQGVAKPTKYVVLYDDSSCNPDHLQALTYNLCHLFARCNRSVSYPAPTYYAHLAAYRGRVYIKDRRINMNNLDAAYRDIQIISSVTDTNPMFFV; this is encoded by the exons TACTTGGAGCCATTGGGCAGCAAGCAGGACCGCAACAGCAACCAGGACCTCAGCAGCAACATCCGGAAGgttcacagcagcagcagcagcagcatccgcAAGgttcacagcagcagcaaagacCTCAACAACACCCGGAAGGATcgcagcaacaaaaaggacCTAAGCAACAGCCGCAAGGTTCTCAGCAACAAAAAGGATCTAAGCAACACCAGCAAGGTTCGCAGCAACAACCACAGGGTTCTCAGCAACAAAAAGGACCTCAGCAACACCAGCAAGGTTCGCAGCAGCAAAAAGAACCTAAGCAACATCAGCAAGgttcgcaacaacaaaaaggacctcagcaacaccagcaag GTTcgcagcaacaaaaaggacctcagcaacaccagcaag GTTcgcagcaacaaaaaggacCTAAGCAACACCAGCAAGGTTCACAACAGCCAGCATGgcatcagcaacaaaaaggacctcagcaacagcagcaagcaTGGTCTCAGCAACAACCGCAAGGTTCGCAGCAGCAACCTGAGCAGTTCAAGAGAAAAGACAAAGATGGCCAAGCGCCGAAAAAGCAACCAGATCCCACAGGGCCTACTACATCAGAAGTACCACGGCCTGGCAGTGCAGTACACCGTGACGCATCTGTTTCGTCTGCGAAATCCAGCGGCTCCGGCGATGGTTCCCTTCGGCCCATCGAAGAAAATCTGCAACAGATGCGCATCGCGAAGGAAAAGATTCGCCGAACAGACCTGCGACCGGTATTGATGCGCAGCGGAACTCAAGGTACTCGCGGCAAAAAGGTTACGGTAGAAGCCAACTTCTTCCGGCTTCTGCTCGACAAGCTGAAGGGTGTGGCGTACCACTATGATGTGGCAATTGAACCGGATCGGCCAAAGAAGTTTCTGCGCGGAGTATTTGCCCAGTTCTGCAAGAATAGCTATCCGGGTGTATTATTTGCGTACGATGGACAAAAGAGTGCCTACACGACGCGCAAGCTAAGCGACATGAAGGGCAAGGTGGTGTATCAACCAGACGATGGGGGCAGAGCAAAAGAGTACACCGTGCAGGTGAAGGAGGCGGCCCAGCTCGATCTGGCTGTGCTTAAAAC ATACATGAACTCGAAAGATGCCTCGTTCGCCAAACCGATGAGCGCCATTCAGTGTCTGGATGTGGTGTTGCGCTGCGCCTATGAGAACAATCCCAACTTTGTGCGG TTTAAAAGATGCGTGTACATGGTTCCAAGCAATAGCATCGACATCGGCAAAGGACACGAACTGTGGTACGGTTTGTTCCAGTCGGCCGTGCTCGGTTCGCGGCCCTACATCAATTTGGACGTTTCACACAAAGCGTTCCCGTGCGCGTCCCCTCTGCTGAAGGTGATCAGCGACTTCAACCGTGGTAACCTGGATCAACTAAACAGGTGGGTGGTGGACGAGCTGCAAACCTTCCTGAAGGGTATGGACGTGGTTTACAAAAACCCGTCGGGCATTACGAAACGAATGCGATGCAATGGTTTGCGCGACCCTGCCAACCAACAGATGTTCAAAATGGACGATGGGACGCGTCTGTCGGTGGCGGATTATTTCGCCAGACACCTAAACTATCGACTACGCTACCCAAATCTTCCCGTCGTGCATGTCGGTAGTACCGTGCGTTCGGTGTACGTACCGGCCGAACTCTGCGATATACCAGGCGGACAGGCCTTGACCAAAAATCATCCGGAGGAATGTACCCGTGATATAATTCGCTACGCCGCAACCAATACGCAGACACGAAAGCAAAAGATTGTTGGCCTAGCGTCACAGATTCAGTACAACTCATGTCCGACACTGTTGGACTTTGGCATCGGCGTCGGTAAGGATTTCGAGCAGGTGCCGGCGCGCATCATCGATGCCCCACCGATCGAGTATGCGAGGAACGAGAAGATTGCTCCCCGGTCTGGTGTCTGGCGGGCGGAGGGTAAGAACTTTCTTCAACCCAGCACGGAACTGAGCCGAAAGTCGCTGCGCTGGCGTATACTGAACCTGGATGGATACACAAATGAAGCCACGGTGAAGAAGTTCGGAGAAATGTTGCAGCAGCAGGCTATACGATGCAACGTACAGATGGAACCGTTCGACATGGGCAGTACATACGTGTTGGTGCGTAACCCTGCTAATGCTCTGCGCGATATCGGTACACTGCTAGAAGGCATCAAGCAAGCAAATCCTGCGATCACGATTGTAATATTACCAAGTCGTGGTGATGCGTACGCGAAGGTTAAACAGAAGGCAGAGCTAGCCAGTGAGCGTATCGGCTTGCTGACACAGTGTGTAAAGGGTATGACGGTCGCAAAGAAGAGTACCGACATGAGCACTCTCAACAACATCATGTTGAAG ATAAACGCCAAAACAAATGGCGCAAACCACTGCATTTCGCAAGCCGCGGTACCACCATTGGGACGCGGAAATGTCATGTACATCGGTGCGGACGTCACACATCCACTCAGTGACGATGTACCGAGTGTGGTTGGTGTGACAGCGCTGTACGATACGATCGGTTTCCGGTACAATTGCAGCGTTCGGCTGCAAGGTGCGCGGGATGAAATGATCCGAGATCTGGAGAACATTGTGCACCGACAGCTGCAGCTGTACGAACAGTACAACAAAGTACTGCCGGAACGCATCATGTACTATCGCGACGGTGTGTCGGATGGGCAGTTTTCCGAAATTCTCACAATCGAGCTGCAGGCACTGCACGCAGCTATAGCGCGCGTCAAACCCGGCTACAAACCTGCGGTTACCTTCATCGTCGTGCAGAAGCGCCATCATACGCGATTCTTCCCACACGGTAACTGCCCGTCAGATGGCAAAAACTGTAATGTACCACCTGGTACGGTCGTCGACAGCGAGATCACGTTGCCGAATCGTTACGAATTCTATCTCGTGAGCCATGCGGCCGTGCAGGGTGTTGCCAAACCGACCAAGTACGTCGTGCTCTATGATGATTCATCCTGTAATCCGGATCACCTGCAAGCATTGACTTACAATCTGTGTCATCTGTTTGCACGGTGCAACCGGTCGGTTTCCTATCCGGCACCGACCTATTATGCCCATCTGGCGGCATACCGTGGTCGAGTGTACATTAAAGA TCGGCGCATTAACATGAATAATTTGGATGCAGCTTACCGGGACATTCAAATTATTTCCAGCGTCACTGATACTAATCCCATGTTCTTCGTAtaa
- the LOC125771773 gene encoding protein argonaute-2 isoform X31: protein MGKKKPQNIVLGAIGQQAGPQQQPGPQQQHPEGSQQQQQQHPQGSQQQQRPQQHPEGSQQQKGPKQQPQGSQQQKGSKQHQQGSQQQPQGSQQQKGPQQHQQGSQQQKEPKQHQQGSQQQKGPKQHQQGSQQQKGPKQHQQGSQQQKGPKQHQQGSQQPAWHQQQKGPQQQQQAWSQQQPQGSQQQPEQFKRKDKDGQAPKKQPDPTGPTTSEVPRPGSAVHRDASVSSAKSSGSGDGSLRPIEENLQQMRIAKEKIRRTDLRPVLMRSGTQGTRGKKVTVEANFFRLLLDKLKGVAYHYDVAIEPDRPKKFLRGVFAQFCKNSYPGVLFAYDGQKSAYTTRKLSDMKGKVVYQPDDGGRAKEYTVQVKEAAQLDLAVLKTYMNSKDASFAKPMSAIQCLDVVLRCAYENNPNFVRFKRCVYMVPSNSIDIGKGHELWYGLFQSAVLGSRPYINLDVSHKAFPCASPLLKVISDFNRGNLDQLNRWVVDELQTFLKGMDVVYKNPSGITKRMRCNGLRDPANQQMFKMDDGTRLSVADYFARHLNYRLRYPNLPVVHVGSTVRSVYVPAELCDIPGGQALTKNHPEECTRDIIRYAATNTQTRKQKIVGLASQIQYNSCPTLLDFGIGVGKDFEQVPARIIDAPPIEYARNEKIAPRSGVWRAEGKNFLQPSTELSRKSLRWRILNLDGYTNEATVKKFGEMLQQQAIRCNVQMEPFDMGSTYVLVRNPANALRDIGTLLEGIKQANPAITIVILPSRGDAYAKVKQKAELASERIGLLTQCVKGMTVAKKSTDMSTLNNIMLKINAKTNGANHCISQAAVPPLGRGNVMYIGADVTHPLSDDVPSVVGVTALYDTIGFRYNCSVRLQGARDEMIRDLENIVHRQLQLYEQYNKVLPERIMYYRDGVSDGQFSEILTIELQALHAAIARVKPGYKPAVTFIVVQKRHHTRFFPHGNCPSDGKNCNVPPGTVVDSEITLPNRYEFYLVSHAAVQGVAKPTKYVVLYDDSSCNPDHLQALTYNLCHLFARCNRSVSYPAPTYYAHLAAYRGRVYIKDRRINMNNLDAAYRDIQIISSVTDTNPMFFV from the exons TACTTGGAGCCATTGGGCAGCAAGCAGGACCGCAACAGCAACCAGGACCTCAGCAGCAACATCCGGAAGgttcacagcagcagcagcagcagcatccgcAAGgttcacagcagcagcaaagacCTCAACAACACCCGGAAGGATcgcagcaacaaaaaggacCTAAGCAACAGCCGCAAGGTTCTCAGCAACAAAAAGGATCTAAGCAACACCAGCAAGGTTCGCAGCAACAACCACAGGGTTCTCAGCAACAAAAAGGACCTCAGCAACACCAGCAAGGTTCGCAGCAGCAAAAAGAACCTAAGCAACATCAGCAAG gttcgcagcaacaaaaaggacCTAAGCAACACCAGCAAG gttcgcagcaacaaaaaggacctaagcaacatcagcaag GTTcgcagcaacaaaaaggacCTAAGCAACACCAGCAAGGTTCACAACAGCCAGCATGgcatcagcaacaaaaaggacctcagcaacagcagcaagcaTGGTCTCAGCAACAACCGCAAGGTTCGCAGCAGCAACCTGAGCAGTTCAAGAGAAAAGACAAAGATGGCCAAGCGCCGAAAAAGCAACCAGATCCCACAGGGCCTACTACATCAGAAGTACCACGGCCTGGCAGTGCAGTACACCGTGACGCATCTGTTTCGTCTGCGAAATCCAGCGGCTCCGGCGATGGTTCCCTTCGGCCCATCGAAGAAAATCTGCAACAGATGCGCATCGCGAAGGAAAAGATTCGCCGAACAGACCTGCGACCGGTATTGATGCGCAGCGGAACTCAAGGTACTCGCGGCAAAAAGGTTACGGTAGAAGCCAACTTCTTCCGGCTTCTGCTCGACAAGCTGAAGGGTGTGGCGTACCACTATGATGTGGCAATTGAACCGGATCGGCCAAAGAAGTTTCTGCGCGGAGTATTTGCCCAGTTCTGCAAGAATAGCTATCCGGGTGTATTATTTGCGTACGATGGACAAAAGAGTGCCTACACGACGCGCAAGCTAAGCGACATGAAGGGCAAGGTGGTGTATCAACCAGACGATGGGGGCAGAGCAAAAGAGTACACCGTGCAGGTGAAGGAGGCGGCCCAGCTCGATCTGGCTGTGCTTAAAAC ATACATGAACTCGAAAGATGCCTCGTTCGCCAAACCGATGAGCGCCATTCAGTGTCTGGATGTGGTGTTGCGCTGCGCCTATGAGAACAATCCCAACTTTGTGCGG TTTAAAAGATGCGTGTACATGGTTCCAAGCAATAGCATCGACATCGGCAAAGGACACGAACTGTGGTACGGTTTGTTCCAGTCGGCCGTGCTCGGTTCGCGGCCCTACATCAATTTGGACGTTTCACACAAAGCGTTCCCGTGCGCGTCCCCTCTGCTGAAGGTGATCAGCGACTTCAACCGTGGTAACCTGGATCAACTAAACAGGTGGGTGGTGGACGAGCTGCAAACCTTCCTGAAGGGTATGGACGTGGTTTACAAAAACCCGTCGGGCATTACGAAACGAATGCGATGCAATGGTTTGCGCGACCCTGCCAACCAACAGATGTTCAAAATGGACGATGGGACGCGTCTGTCGGTGGCGGATTATTTCGCCAGACACCTAAACTATCGACTACGCTACCCAAATCTTCCCGTCGTGCATGTCGGTAGTACCGTGCGTTCGGTGTACGTACCGGCCGAACTCTGCGATATACCAGGCGGACAGGCCTTGACCAAAAATCATCCGGAGGAATGTACCCGTGATATAATTCGCTACGCCGCAACCAATACGCAGACACGAAAGCAAAAGATTGTTGGCCTAGCGTCACAGATTCAGTACAACTCATGTCCGACACTGTTGGACTTTGGCATCGGCGTCGGTAAGGATTTCGAGCAGGTGCCGGCGCGCATCATCGATGCCCCACCGATCGAGTATGCGAGGAACGAGAAGATTGCTCCCCGGTCTGGTGTCTGGCGGGCGGAGGGTAAGAACTTTCTTCAACCCAGCACGGAACTGAGCCGAAAGTCGCTGCGCTGGCGTATACTGAACCTGGATGGATACACAAATGAAGCCACGGTGAAGAAGTTCGGAGAAATGTTGCAGCAGCAGGCTATACGATGCAACGTACAGATGGAACCGTTCGACATGGGCAGTACATACGTGTTGGTGCGTAACCCTGCTAATGCTCTGCGCGATATCGGTACACTGCTAGAAGGCATCAAGCAAGCAAATCCTGCGATCACGATTGTAATATTACCAAGTCGTGGTGATGCGTACGCGAAGGTTAAACAGAAGGCAGAGCTAGCCAGTGAGCGTATCGGCTTGCTGACACAGTGTGTAAAGGGTATGACGGTCGCAAAGAAGAGTACCGACATGAGCACTCTCAACAACATCATGTTGAAG ATAAACGCCAAAACAAATGGCGCAAACCACTGCATTTCGCAAGCCGCGGTACCACCATTGGGACGCGGAAATGTCATGTACATCGGTGCGGACGTCACACATCCACTCAGTGACGATGTACCGAGTGTGGTTGGTGTGACAGCGCTGTACGATACGATCGGTTTCCGGTACAATTGCAGCGTTCGGCTGCAAGGTGCGCGGGATGAAATGATCCGAGATCTGGAGAACATTGTGCACCGACAGCTGCAGCTGTACGAACAGTACAACAAAGTACTGCCGGAACGCATCATGTACTATCGCGACGGTGTGTCGGATGGGCAGTTTTCCGAAATTCTCACAATCGAGCTGCAGGCACTGCACGCAGCTATAGCGCGCGTCAAACCCGGCTACAAACCTGCGGTTACCTTCATCGTCGTGCAGAAGCGCCATCATACGCGATTCTTCCCACACGGTAACTGCCCGTCAGATGGCAAAAACTGTAATGTACCACCTGGTACGGTCGTCGACAGCGAGATCACGTTGCCGAATCGTTACGAATTCTATCTCGTGAGCCATGCGGCCGTGCAGGGTGTTGCCAAACCGACCAAGTACGTCGTGCTCTATGATGATTCATCCTGTAATCCGGATCACCTGCAAGCATTGACTTACAATCTGTGTCATCTGTTTGCACGGTGCAACCGGTCGGTTTCCTATCCGGCACCGACCTATTATGCCCATCTGGCGGCATACCGTGGTCGAGTGTACATTAAAGA TCGGCGCATTAACATGAATAATTTGGATGCAGCTTACCGGGACATTCAAATTATTTCCAGCGTCACTGATACTAATCCCATGTTCTTCGTAtaa
- the LOC125771773 gene encoding protein argonaute-2 isoform X34, with product MGKKKPQNIVLGAIGQQAGPQQQPGPQQQHPEGSQQQQQQHPQGSQQQQRPQQHPEGSQQQKGPKQQPQGSQQQKGSKQHQQGSQQQPQGSQQQKGPQQHQQGSQQQKEPKQHQQGSQQQKGPQQHQQGSQQQKGPKQHQQGSQQQKGPKQHQQGSQQPAWHQQQKGPQQQQQAWSQQQPQGSQQQPEQFKRKDKDGQAPKKQPDPTGPTTSEVPRPGSAVHRDASVSSAKSSGSGDGSLRPIEENLQQMRIAKEKIRRTDLRPVLMRSGTQGTRGKKVTVEANFFRLLLDKLKGVAYHYDVAIEPDRPKKFLRGVFAQFCKNSYPGVLFAYDGQKSAYTTRKLSDMKGKVVYQPDDGGRAKEYTVQVKEAAQLDLAVLKTYMNSKDASFAKPMSAIQCLDVVLRCAYENNPNFVRFKRCVYMVPSNSIDIGKGHELWYGLFQSAVLGSRPYINLDVSHKAFPCASPLLKVISDFNRGNLDQLNRWVVDELQTFLKGMDVVYKNPSGITKRMRCNGLRDPANQQMFKMDDGTRLSVADYFARHLNYRLRYPNLPVVHVGSTVRSVYVPAELCDIPGGQALTKNHPEECTRDIIRYAATNTQTRKQKIVGLASQIQYNSCPTLLDFGIGVGKDFEQVPARIIDAPPIEYARNEKIAPRSGVWRAEGKNFLQPSTELSRKSLRWRILNLDGYTNEATVKKFGEMLQQQAIRCNVQMEPFDMGSTYVLVRNPANALRDIGTLLEGIKQANPAITIVILPSRGDAYAKVKQKAELASERIGLLTQCVKGMTVAKKSTDMSTLNNIMLKINAKTNGANHCISQAAVPPLGRGNVMYIGADVTHPLSDDVPSVVGVTALYDTIGFRYNCSVRLQGARDEMIRDLENIVHRQLQLYEQYNKVLPERIMYYRDGVSDGQFSEILTIELQALHAAIARVKPGYKPAVTFIVVQKRHHTRFFPHGNCPSDGKNCNVPPGTVVDSEITLPNRYEFYLVSHAAVQGVAKPTKYVVLYDDSSCNPDHLQALTYNLCHLFARCNRSVSYPAPTYYAHLAAYRGRVYIKDRRINMNNLDAAYRDIQIISSVTDTNPMFFV from the exons TACTTGGAGCCATTGGGCAGCAAGCAGGACCGCAACAGCAACCAGGACCTCAGCAGCAACATCCGGAAGgttcacagcagcagcagcagcagcatccgcAAGgttcacagcagcagcaaagacCTCAACAACACCCGGAAGGATcgcagcaacaaaaaggacCTAAGCAACAGCCGCAAGGTTCTCAGCAACAAAAAGGATCTAAGCAACACCAGCAAGGTTCGCAGCAACAACCACAGGGTTCTCAGCAACAAAAAGGACCTCAGCAACACCAGCAAGGTTCGCAGCAGCAAAAAGAACCTAAGCAACATCAGCAAG GTTcgcagcaacaaaaaggacctcagcaacaccagcaaggttcgcagcaacaaaaaggacctaagcaacatcagcaag GTTcgcagcaacaaaaaggacCTAAGCAACACCAGCAAGGTTCACAACAGCCAGCATGgcatcagcaacaaaaaggacctcagcaacagcagcaagcaTGGTCTCAGCAACAACCGCAAGGTTCGCAGCAGCAACCTGAGCAGTTCAAGAGAAAAGACAAAGATGGCCAAGCGCCGAAAAAGCAACCAGATCCCACAGGGCCTACTACATCAGAAGTACCACGGCCTGGCAGTGCAGTACACCGTGACGCATCTGTTTCGTCTGCGAAATCCAGCGGCTCCGGCGATGGTTCCCTTCGGCCCATCGAAGAAAATCTGCAACAGATGCGCATCGCGAAGGAAAAGATTCGCCGAACAGACCTGCGACCGGTATTGATGCGCAGCGGAACTCAAGGTACTCGCGGCAAAAAGGTTACGGTAGAAGCCAACTTCTTCCGGCTTCTGCTCGACAAGCTGAAGGGTGTGGCGTACCACTATGATGTGGCAATTGAACCGGATCGGCCAAAGAAGTTTCTGCGCGGAGTATTTGCCCAGTTCTGCAAGAATAGCTATCCGGGTGTATTATTTGCGTACGATGGACAAAAGAGTGCCTACACGACGCGCAAGCTAAGCGACATGAAGGGCAAGGTGGTGTATCAACCAGACGATGGGGGCAGAGCAAAAGAGTACACCGTGCAGGTGAAGGAGGCGGCCCAGCTCGATCTGGCTGTGCTTAAAAC ATACATGAACTCGAAAGATGCCTCGTTCGCCAAACCGATGAGCGCCATTCAGTGTCTGGATGTGGTGTTGCGCTGCGCCTATGAGAACAATCCCAACTTTGTGCGG TTTAAAAGATGCGTGTACATGGTTCCAAGCAATAGCATCGACATCGGCAAAGGACACGAACTGTGGTACGGTTTGTTCCAGTCGGCCGTGCTCGGTTCGCGGCCCTACATCAATTTGGACGTTTCACACAAAGCGTTCCCGTGCGCGTCCCCTCTGCTGAAGGTGATCAGCGACTTCAACCGTGGTAACCTGGATCAACTAAACAGGTGGGTGGTGGACGAGCTGCAAACCTTCCTGAAGGGTATGGACGTGGTTTACAAAAACCCGTCGGGCATTACGAAACGAATGCGATGCAATGGTTTGCGCGACCCTGCCAACCAACAGATGTTCAAAATGGACGATGGGACGCGTCTGTCGGTGGCGGATTATTTCGCCAGACACCTAAACTATCGACTACGCTACCCAAATCTTCCCGTCGTGCATGTCGGTAGTACCGTGCGTTCGGTGTACGTACCGGCCGAACTCTGCGATATACCAGGCGGACAGGCCTTGACCAAAAATCATCCGGAGGAATGTACCCGTGATATAATTCGCTACGCCGCAACCAATACGCAGACACGAAAGCAAAAGATTGTTGGCCTAGCGTCACAGATTCAGTACAACTCATGTCCGACACTGTTGGACTTTGGCATCGGCGTCGGTAAGGATTTCGAGCAGGTGCCGGCGCGCATCATCGATGCCCCACCGATCGAGTATGCGAGGAACGAGAAGATTGCTCCCCGGTCTGGTGTCTGGCGGGCGGAGGGTAAGAACTTTCTTCAACCCAGCACGGAACTGAGCCGAAAGTCGCTGCGCTGGCGTATACTGAACCTGGATGGATACACAAATGAAGCCACGGTGAAGAAGTTCGGAGAAATGTTGCAGCAGCAGGCTATACGATGCAACGTACAGATGGAACCGTTCGACATGGGCAGTACATACGTGTTGGTGCGTAACCCTGCTAATGCTCTGCGCGATATCGGTACACTGCTAGAAGGCATCAAGCAAGCAAATCCTGCGATCACGATTGTAATATTACCAAGTCGTGGTGATGCGTACGCGAAGGTTAAACAGAAGGCAGAGCTAGCCAGTGAGCGTATCGGCTTGCTGACACAGTGTGTAAAGGGTATGACGGTCGCAAAGAAGAGTACCGACATGAGCACTCTCAACAACATCATGTTGAAG ATAAACGCCAAAACAAATGGCGCAAACCACTGCATTTCGCAAGCCGCGGTACCACCATTGGGACGCGGAAATGTCATGTACATCGGTGCGGACGTCACACATCCACTCAGTGACGATGTACCGAGTGTGGTTGGTGTGACAGCGCTGTACGATACGATCGGTTTCCGGTACAATTGCAGCGTTCGGCTGCAAGGTGCGCGGGATGAAATGATCCGAGATCTGGAGAACATTGTGCACCGACAGCTGCAGCTGTACGAACAGTACAACAAAGTACTGCCGGAACGCATCATGTACTATCGCGACGGTGTGTCGGATGGGCAGTTTTCCGAAATTCTCACAATCGAGCTGCAGGCACTGCACGCAGCTATAGCGCGCGTCAAACCCGGCTACAAACCTGCGGTTACCTTCATCGTCGTGCAGAAGCGCCATCATACGCGATTCTTCCCACACGGTAACTGCCCGTCAGATGGCAAAAACTGTAATGTACCACCTGGTACGGTCGTCGACAGCGAGATCACGTTGCCGAATCGTTACGAATTCTATCTCGTGAGCCATGCGGCCGTGCAGGGTGTTGCCAAACCGACCAAGTACGTCGTGCTCTATGATGATTCATCCTGTAATCCGGATCACCTGCAAGCATTGACTTACAATCTGTGTCATCTGTTTGCACGGTGCAACCGGTCGGTTTCCTATCCGGCACCGACCTATTATGCCCATCTGGCGGCATACCGTGGTCGAGTGTACATTAAAGA TCGGCGCATTAACATGAATAATTTGGATGCAGCTTACCGGGACATTCAAATTATTTCCAGCGTCACTGATACTAATCCCATGTTCTTCGTAtaa